ATGATATCATGAGTCAGGAGCTTGATCTGCCACAGGGCTGCAGGATCTAGTTGAAGGTCAagctgaaaaaaataatagtagATTCTTGACAAAGAACTGATGAATTGGTTCTCAATACAGGATTGCAGGTTAGATTAGTTGGGTGGATCCTGTTTGACCATTGCTGAATCTTCGATTTtaacttgctgctgctgctgctgcaagggTGGTTTAGTTCCCTGTCAGATGATTTTTCGCATTTACTCCGATTGTTCGGAACTGTTGTTCCAAAGCTACAAAGTGGCTGTGCCTGTAATATTGACCCAGGTTAATCTTCATAGCCCATCACATGTAATAGTTCTCTAAAGTGATTATAAGAGTGAGAGATGTGCCCATATGATCTTTTTTGCATTCTTAGTTGGTCTCATGGATAGAAAGCATGTTTGAGGATCATGCTCATTATTGCAAATCTCCCTTCATAGCGTAATCTAAGCCATCTGAATTTAGATTGAAGCTGAATAGGCGAGCTTCTGGCCGCCGAAGACGTACAAGCCGGCGATGATGGACAAGATGAATACAAGCCAGCAATTATCAGGTAAAGAATCAGATGGCACTGCCGCCAATGCTTCCTTCAGGGTCCAGGAAACAACTGAGCAACATCGTCAACGCCTCCTCCAGCACAATATCGAAGTAATTGAAATTTCAGTTTGCACGGTTAAGTAGATGTTATTGCGATAACCGCTCGATTTTCATCGAATTTTGCTAAAATTCTTACGAATTCCACTGAGAATTTTGACTGTGCCCCGGTCAATAAATTCAATAACCTGCACCTCAAGATCAGCAGCTGCGAAACACATCACCCAGATAGTGACCATCACAGTTACCGGGTGACCAGGATTCGGGATGGGCAGACAGGAAAGAATCAGGTCAGCATCCATGTCGGAATAGATCTCCTCAACTTGATTTTTGCGAAATGTGAATCAtgcatactctctccgtcctaaaaaaacgaatctaggatGGGacgtgacacattctaatacaataaatctggacaaaggtatgtccaaattcatagtattatgatatatcacatccagtattatgttggtttttttatgggacgaagggagtatgatATTGCAACTATTAACTGGAGGAATGAGCAGAAATTGTTCAGGTTTTCTATCTGCTTTTGTTGCTGTAAGTCTGTAACCAAACTAACTAGTACGGAGCACTGCGGTTTCAACTTTACAACTGAGCATCCACTGAATTTGCAGAGACTGAACCTTCAGCTCAATaatcaccattttttttctattcggTTCCTGGATGATCTTTAACCTTTCTAGTATTCTACAGTCCAAGAATGTTGAACATGAATCATCCTCATATGAGTTATTTTCCCCTTTTTGTTGATTCTTCAATTTGTGGTGCGAAATAAAAAGGCTGAAAGAAATATCTAACAGAAACTATCCAATTATGGCATGGCTAGCTTTCAACCACAGAAGAtatgaaagggaaaaaaaataaaaaaggagaaCATGAAACAGAAACAGAGGACATGGCTTGATAGTTGATACAACTTAATTTGCAAATTAAGCAGGATACAACCACTGCAAGTTCTTCAAATTCCTCCCCCTCTTCTTTCTCAACTCAtaagacccaaaaaaaaaagtgaaaacacATAGCACCGATCTGGCAGTTGACCATAACTTCATAAGGCAACTCAAGATCAGTAGATCACTCACACACACAGTTCATCATAGCTCCTCAAACATGCACATATCAGCTTCAACTTAATTTagctatgcatgcatgcaagtctGTATCATATATGTAGCAGTATACATACATAGATAGatatattatcatatatatgtatatatgcatatatgcagGGTAGGTTCATCAGTTCAGAGGCCACCGTAGCGGATGTCGGAGAACTTGGACTTGATCCACTTGAAGCTGCTCCGGACGGTGGACTTGAGCCTCCCCTGCGTCGCGAACACGTTGtacgccgccacccgccgccgccgcttcgcctccGGGTCATCGCGGGCGCTTGGCCCGTTGAAGCTGTACGActtcgcggcggcgccgccgccgcctccgctcacGTCCTCGTAGTCgtacccgccgccgcagccgtagTACGCCGCCGAGTGCTCGTGCGGCACCGACCTGCACTTCTCCATCGTCACAGCGACCACGCCGCCACTGACGATTTGATTCCGGTGAGGTCGCAGGCTTCTTGATGAGTTCTTGATCTTGAGAGGGATGAGGAGAAGCTGGGTAGTAATGGAGCTTAGCTGAGCTGCTAGCTTGGAGGAGAGGCAGTGCTATAATTGAGGTGAGGGAGGGGAAAGAGATGGGTTTTCTGCTTGATTTATTAGGCCATAATTATGCATGATGCACCTTGGGTTGTATGGGTATTCTAAAGTTGACCCTGTCTGTTCTTTTTTCTGACCAGAAAGGATGAACCCTTGCTTTTTGATCATACCAATGGCATTATCTAAAAGAGTGACATAAAAAACTGTCacacaacttaattaatttgagaGTATCATTAAGTGTTTGACTGCTCATGTGTATGTTTTCTTAGAGAAAAAAGGAGCGTTTCTGGGTACTCTCCCGAATCATAAACATTTGATGTTTAGGATAAGATttactttaacttttaaaactttgactattaattttGTATTTAATCAAGTTTGCAAAGTCTAATAAGCATTTGAGAAACTATTgccaataaaaaaattgtaaaggTTTAAACAAATCTTATTATAAACGTTAaatatctattaacttattaaaggaatagaaaaatgagcctccacgttcgctctcacggcttagaaatttttatattaatcggggtaaaagaaaaaacagagtatatatagaaatacaatttaaaaacagctaaaattcggaattataAATAAGGAATATAGAAAAAGAGACAGGAGTCCATACCGGTTTATAATTTAGAActaattgaaattcggaattaaaaaaataagaaaactaaaACTAGAGGTCAAAGTCcctatagaaatacaatttaaaaataattaaaattagaattaaaaataaggaatattgacaGAAGATTCTATAACCCATatagaatataatttagaaaagaATG
The Oryza sativa Japonica Group chromosome 6, ASM3414082v1 DNA segment above includes these coding regions:
- the LOC4341885 gene encoding uncharacterized protein, with the translated sequence MEKCRSVPHEHSAAYYGCGGGYDYEDVSGGGGGAAAKSYSFNGPSARDDPEAKRRRRVAAYNVFATQGRLKSTVRSSFKWIKSKFSDIRYGGL